From Bacteroidales bacterium:
TCATGAATGGATCCGGGTTGAAGGAAACCAGGGCGTTGTAGGAATTACAGACTATGCCCAGAAGGAACTTGGTGACATTGTTTTTATCGAAATCGAAACCCAGGGAGAAAAACTCAAGAAGGAAGACGTTTTCGGAACCATCGAAGCGGTAAAAACGGTTTCCGATATGTTTATGCCGGTTTCAGGAACCGTTCTGGAAATTAATCCGAAACTGGA
This genomic window contains:
- the gcvH gene encoding glycine cleavage system protein GcvH, with product MQVPSDLKYTKDHEWIRVEGNQGVVGITDYAQKELGDIVFIEIETQGEKLKKEDVFGTIEAVKTVSDMFMPVSGTVLEINPKLESSPDIVNKDPFGEGWMIKVTIDNPSELDTLLDAEGYKKLINA